AACAAAGACCATTTACAACTATTGATAAAATATCATTTCTTATTACTTTCATAAACGAATAAAACCATGTTACAGAAATTATCACTCATAGCCCTGCTGTTTTTAGTGTCCTGCACAGCAGCCAAGGTATCGGTTCCTGCGAGCTTCAGCTCGCAGGCAACCAAAATGCAGGTGAAAGGATTGAATGGATGGATGATCAATCAGAAATTAAGTTTCGGCGAATTTTCTACTTCAGCAGTTAAGCGTGGTTGGGATTTCAGCAGTTCATTTCAGTATACAAAGTTCAGTCTCGATCCGCAAACCATGTTGTTGCGTGTGCTCAACATTGATACTGATGTACGCAACCTGAAGCAACGCAACAAATTTCAATACACGATCCAGGATGGCAATTTAGTAGCCGAAGTATTTGCAACTGAAAAGTTCAGTGAAAATCAATTGGTTTATAAAAGTAACAATCCTTTTCTCGGACAGGTGAATGCAACACAGCGTTATGAATATGCATTTACTGCCGCTGTTCTCCCACTCATGGCAAAAGAAAACGACCCATGGTCGGTTGTGTTGATGAATAAGTATGATGCAAAGAGAGATACTGCACGCCGCATCTTTGATCGTCCGTATGTGGAAGAAGAAGGCTATGCTACCAATGGAAAAGAAAATATTGCTATCCGTCCGTTGCGTCTGGAGCAAGTAACAACGAAGAGTGGGAAAGAAACCAAAGTAGTTGGCGGACCAATGCTCACCGGTTATGAATTACGTTGGGATGATGGGGTAGTAGCTATTATTGATATACTCGACAACAGTATTTGGTTCGCAAATAATTTAGATGCAAGAGACAAACTTATTTTATCATCCGTTTCATCGGCCATCCTGTTAAAACGTATGCAGGATGTTGAAAAAGATAAAGACAATAATTTCTAAGAACGGAAGTGATTGCAGAAGCACTCGATATTGATCAGTTGGTGGAAGATTGCAAAGGCAATAGCCGCAGGGCACAGGAACAGTTGTACCGGCAGTTCTATAACTATGCTATGACCATTGCCCTGCGTTACTCCCGTGATGAAGCCGATGCTGCTGATATCATGAGTCATGCATTTGTGAAGATCTTTAAAAGCATGCACACGTTCGATAAAACAAAAGGCGCATTGCAAACATGGATCAAACGGATTGTGATGAACGAGGGGCTCGATCACCTGAAAACAAGAGAACGTTTCAGTAAAGACATGGAACTGGAAACGGTGGAAGAACCCCAGATCAGTAACAATGTGTTGGAACGGATGGGTGCTGATGAAATTATGAAACTCATTCATCAATTACCACCTGCCACTCATGCCGTGTTTGTGTTGTATGCAGTGGAAGGCTATAATCACCGGGAAGTAGCCGAGAAACTAAACATCAGTGAGGGTACATCGAAATGGCACCTGAGCGAAGCCCGGAAAACATTACAACAACAACTCAGTCGCATAACATAGCGGATGAATCAAAAAGCAACATACGAATTAACCATTACCGAAAAGTTGGAACAGCTAACGGCACCGGATATGGTGGATGCTATCTGGGCACGTATCGAAGCACAACTCGATATTGATTTGCCGACAGATGATGGTCCAACCAATCCACCTGCGCCAACGAGTGGTCCACGTACATGGCTCAACCGTGGATTCATCATTGCTGCTGTTGCTATTGTACTCATTTATTTATTCAACAACCGTAAACAAACAACAACTTCTAACGATCAACCAAACATTACTGCACCTGTAACAACACCCAACAATAACGATAACCCCGTGCGTAACAATTCGCCGGGTACAAACAATACAATTGCGCCGCAGAATAATTCATCTGCACCAATCAACTCATCGGCTGTACTGCCTGCTGATAGCTCTGCTCCTGTAACGGGGCCTGTGCTACTACAACCCGACAGTAATGCTGTGCAGACAAATGCACCTCCCGTTATAACTCCGCCGTTGGTTACGCCGCAAAAAAATATAAGTCCTGATTCAACCAAGAAGAGCAGAGGTGTAAAAGGTATTACAGATAGTGATTATAAAATTGTACCGAAGAAGGATAGTAGTAAGAGTTGATGAATCAAATGATTTTTTGTTGAACAGATCCTTCGTTCCTCAGGATGACAGGAAGATTTGGCTTAGTACTGAAGATGAGCTGTTGTACGCTGCTCAACAAAGCTGTCTTTCCGACGAAGGAGGAATCTGTTGGGCAAGATCACCCGTAACATTATTCCCCGGGATGATAAACCCTCTCCGCCATCTTATACACTTCTTCCTTATTCAACGTCATGCGTTTTGTTTTCTGTTGTAAATACATTTCCACTTGGTCATCAAAATGTTTGTTCCCTTTTTTGGCAGAAGCACCATACATGTTTACGGTTTCAATTTGCGGTAATGCATTTTTTGTAAAGCGGATAAACATAATTAGTCCATCACCACCGGTTGATTTCAACTTACCCTCTTTGTAAGTCGATGTCCATTGCGGAGAGAGCAGATCAGGAAAACCCCACAGTGGCCATTCTTTATCACCCCGTACTAATTTTTGAATATCGCCAAGTGTAAGGTCGGTGCTGTTAAAATGCTTCATCATGTAATCATACACATAGGCATACGTTTCAACTACTTCTGCTTTGGTAATGGTGCGTGCTGCACCAGCCCCCAGTTTCTTTGCAAGATGCAGATAGCTTAACAGGAATACTGCTGCACCTTTGCTGTCGGCTGTACCTTTTTTATCCCATGCTTTTAAATTTTTAATAAGTGTTGTATACAACGGATACTCTGTTTCATTCAGCAAAAACAACGTATCAATATTATGCGGATAGCGAAGCGTTGCAGGCAGTTGCTTATCGAATTTGATTTGTTTAAACGTTGTGTAATCTAATGGTGCAGCAGGCATTTGTTCTACCACACGCATGCTGCGGTTGTTATGCCAGGTTTCCCAACCATCAGCAGCAGGAAATTTATCGGCGATTAAATTATCAGCAGGTGCTGTTGCAAAAAACGAAGAGTGATTGGTGTTGAACAGGTAACCGCTTTTCGGATTTACATATTGCGGCAGTTCACTGAACTTTCGAAAGGCCGTCCACAATGTTTGCGAAGTATTGCCGGGTAACGTTGATTTCCAATTGTACTTCGGTGCCGGATTACGCACCGGTATCAATCCGTTGTTTACATAAAAGATGGTATCGTGTTTATCGGCATAGGTAATATTGAACATCGATAGACGTTGATCTTTAATAGCCGCATAAAACTCCGTAAAGTTTTTTGCCTTATCCATTTCATACCATTGCTCAAGCACACGGATATCCATGTTGGCACCAAGTCGAATAGAAAAATAGCCTTGTTTGTTCTTCATCGTTGCTCCATACTTACTCCAATATACTTTTCGTTTTACGCCAACCGGAATTCCTTTAATGCGGAGTGTAATGGTTTTCTCTTCAAGGTTGATCCATTCATTGTCAAACTTGTATTGCTTTTCATTTGCCGGATTCATTTCTAATTGAAACACATCAACACGATCAACATAGTTTACTGTGTGTGCCCAACCAAGGTTTTCATTCACGCCATGCAGAATACATGGTCCACCTGCAAGCAATCCCCCGTGTACATTCAATCCCTCTTCGCTGTTAATATGCGCTTCGTAAAATGCTTGTGATCCGGTGTTAGGCTGGTGTGCATTGATCAACAGGAACGCTTCACCCGTGTTTGTTTTGCTGGGGTGCACAGCCATCGCATTACTTCCTTTCTTATTCAACTCCGGATCGGTTTCTATTACATTATTGAAAATGCCCATCAACGCTTTATCGGCGCCGTTAAAAACAGTGAGTGCAAGAACCGATGAAGCAACATATTCCTTCATCGTAATCGGAAATATTTTCTTGTGCAGCACTTCATTGGGGTGTGCTTTTGCGTATGCATTGATGCCTTGCACATAGCCATCGATCAATTTCAGAAAAGCAGGCGTAAGCGTATTCCATTTAGCTTCGGTTATTTCCATACACCGAAACAATGCAAATGCATAATCACCGGCAGCACCGGCTTTGCCTTGCACACGTCCCATTAAACCTTTGGCGGGTAACACCACATCCTGCAGGCTTTTAAAATCATCTTCCGCATGTGCCCATGCCAAACCATACGCAACTTCTGCATCGGTTTTTGCAAAAATGTGTGGCACGCCAAAACTGTCACGAACAATTTCAATTTTAGTTGGATCAATTTTTATTTGCGCAGTGAGAGAAGTAGCGAAAAAAAGGAGTAGTGTGGTGAAAGCTGCGTATCGTTTCATATTGCTATAACAACGTAAGTTGGTTTCTGTTTATTTCTGTCGTTTGTATTTATTATGAATTACATTCTGCACCGGTATTTCTTCGATCTTACTTTCCAGCCAGCTGATCACATCCAGATATACAAAGGCTCTTGTTTCAAAGCGGTTGCCTTCGTATTTGCGGATGCTTTCGAGTAATTTGATAAAAGCAGGTTTCAGTTTGCCGGGTGTAAGTTTAAAAGCATGGCGCAGGAATTTGAACATCTCTTCTTCCACCGAACTCAGGTTTTCCATTTTACCCATAAAGCGGTACACCGATTTGATCAAATATTCCAGCAAATCAAAATTGCCCAATTCATAATGAGCGATCAAATGCAGCAACCGTGCATAACATTGCAGATCGGTTCGCAGATCTACTTTCCAGTTGATGATCTTGTTCAAATATTCAATGGCCTTTTCATTATTACCACTGCCGAAATACAAACAGGCAATTTTATAATAGAAGGTGAGTACACGGTGTCGGTCAAGATACAATTCGTATTCATCCAGTTTCTCCTCAATATGCGGCACAAGTCGAAGGCCTTCGGTAAATGTTCCTTCCAGGAAATGTTTATTGATCTTGGCAATGGAGATGTACACAAAACAAAGAATGCGGTAGTTCTCATTTTGCTGCACCACTTTGCGTCGGGTAAAATTTTCTAACTGATCAATGGTTTCGATCAGTTTCGCTTCATTACTCAAATCGAAGTGTGCACTCATTAAATTGTGCATCCCTTTAATGTAGTGAGCTGTTTCAGCTTCGATCATCGCCGGGAATTTCTCAAACAGACCCACCCACTTTTGGGTGTAGCGGTAGTACAACAAATAATCCTGACGAATAAACGCTACCCAGCAATGCGATTGATATAAATACAACTGCTCATAAAAACCGGTGAGCTTCTCGGCATTTCTCTGCAAATGACTTTCAAAATAAGCTTTTACATCGTCGCCTTCCCGTTCGTTGCGGGCCACGCCATTTTTAATATACCAACTGTAGAGTTGCAGCGATAAGTTGGAAAGCTGGGAAACACTCGTAAGCTGTTCTTCAACCGCAACTGATTCTTTCGATAATTTCTCGGCCCGGTCCTGCATGCTTCGGGTAATGTACAGTGCTTCGATCTTTTTTTCAAAGAACAAGATCTGCTGCATATACGTGATCTGCTCGTACTGCCTGGCCAGTTCCTTCATCTTGTCCAGGATCTTCAGGGTTTGCAGGTACAGTCCTTTATTATATAGGATGCGGGCAAAGTCCATCTGCTCGTTTAGCTGAATGGTAATATTGTCATCCTGCTTGATCAGTCGCAGACTGCTGAGGATGGAGCGGTATAAATAAGCCTTTAAATTCGATAACTGTTGTTTGGTAATGCTCTGGTTTTTGCGCAGGAGAGTAGCCTCATCATACTCCTCCATTTTGTCCATCGCATCAAAAAGCTGGGTGATCTTTAAGGTTGAATCGGCGGAGTTTCGTTTCACATAGAGCTTGAAATTGCGTTTTTCGCTCTTTTCAAGCGACTTTACCAGTTGGAAGGTTGTATCGGTCGATCGGTTGGGCATCGTAATTCGTTTCTGCTGTAATCCTTTGCTGTCAAGGGTTTTCGTCAAAAGGGCATCTCTTATCTGTCGTAAAATACATGAAATAAGGTTTGCAGGCCGCTTCTAACTGAAATAATTTTATGGCGCAGGTTGTTTACTTCTGACCTTGACAATCAATTGAAGTGAGCGAACCTGCATTTTTTTACACCATTAAAGATTGATATGGCCAACAAACAAGTGTTCATTTTTGATACCACTCTCAGAGACGGAGAGCAGGTGCCGGGATGCAAGTTAAACACTACAGAGAAAGTAGAACTGGCATTAAAACTGGAAGCATTAGGCGTTGATATTATTGAAGCGGGATTTCCGATTTCAAGTCCGGGCGACTTTGAAAGTGTGAACCAGATCTCCAGAGTAATAAAAAATGCAACCGTGTGCGGGTTAACCCGTGCGGTGCAAAAAGATATTGAAGTGGCAGCCGAGGCGTTGAAGCCGGCTGTTCGTCCACGTATCCACACCGGAATCGGATCGTCTGACAATCACATTAAATACAAATTCAATTCCACCAGGGAAGAAATACTTCAACGTGCCGTTAATGCTGTAAGACTTGCCCGTAATTATGTACCCGACGTTGAGTTTTATGCCGAAGATGCAGGTCGTGCAGACCTGCAATTTTTGGCGCAATTGACAGAAGCGGTGATTGCTGCCGGTGCAACGGTAGTAAACATCCCCGACACAACCGGTTTTTGTTTGCCGCATCAGTATGCAGAAAAGATGGCTTACTTAATGAACAATGTAAGCAATATCGATAAAGCAATTCTTTCCTGCCATTGTCATAACGATCTTGGTTTAGCAACTGCGAATTCTATTGCAGGTGCTATTGCCGGTGCAAGACAAATCGAATGCACCATCAATGGTATTGGTGAGCGTGCCGGTAATACTTCGCTGGAAGAAGTGGTGATGACGATTCGCAAACATCCGGAACTCGAGTTGTTTACAAACGTTGATCCCAAGCAATTGTTACCGATGAGTCGTCTGGTAAGCGAAACCATGCGTATGGTGGTACAGCCAAACAAAGCAGTAGTGGGTGATAACGCATTCTCTCATTCATCTGGTATTCATCAGGATGGATTTTTGAAAGAAGCTACTACCTACGAAATTATTGCGCCGGAGGAAGTGGGTGCCGATACTTCGAAGATCGTACTAACGGCAAGGAGTGGCCGCAGTGCATTGGCGTACCGTTTTAAGAATCTTGGTTACAGTTTCGATCGTAACCAGGTAGATGAATTGTATGAGCGTTTTCTTACACTGGCTGATTCAAAGAAAGAAGTGGAAGATGCCGATTTAAAAACCTTAGCAGAACAAATTGCAATAACAGTTTAAAGCATGGCGAAATCATTATTTGAAAAAATCTGGGAACGTCACGTGGTGAAAACCATTGAAGGCGGTCCTTCTGTTTTATACATCGACACACATTTTATTCACGAAGTAACCAGCCCCCAGGCGTTTAACGGTTTGAATAAAAGAGGCATCAAAGTTTTTCGTCCGAAGCAAACCGTTGCAACAGCCGATCATAATGTACCAACACTCAACCAACATTTACCTATTAAAGAAGAGTTGAGCCGTAAGCAAGTGGAAGCATTGATCAAAAATTGTGGTGAACATGGCGTGGAGTTATATGGTTTGGGACATCCGTATCAAGGCATCGTGCATGTTATTGGTCCGGAGTTGGGAATTACTCAACCCGGTTCAACGATTGTTTGTGGTGATAGTCATACATCCACGCATGGTGCGTTTGGTGCTATTGCATTTGGTATTGGAACCAGCGAAGTGGAAATGGTGTTGAGTACGCAATGTTTGCTGCAAAGCAAACCAAAACTGATGCGCATCAACGTGGAAGGTGAATTAAACAAAGGTGTTGTATCGAAAGATATCGTGTTGTACATCCTTGCGCAGATATCAGCAAGCGGTGCCACCGGTTATGCAGTGGAGTTTGCAGGAAGTGCTATTCGCTCATTGAGTATGGAAGCACGCATGACCATTTGTAATATGAGTATTGAAATGGGCGGACGTTGTGGTTTGATTGCGCCCGATGAAACAACCTTCAACTATATAAAAGGAAGAACATTTGCTCCGGCGGGTGAAGCTTGGGACAAAGCGTTGGCGCATTGGAAAACATTGTTCAGCGATGCAGATGCAATATTCGATAAAGAAATCAATATCAATGCAGCCGATATTGAACCAATGATCACGTACGGAACAAATCCGGGCATGGGCATCAGTGTAAATGAAACAATACCTACTGCTGCTACCATCAATGAGAATGATAAATCGGGTTTAAGCAAATCACTTGCCTACATGGGCTTGCAGGAAGGCACACCGATTAAAGGACAGAAAGTGGATTATGTTTTCATTGGCAGTTGCACCAACAGTCGCATTGAAGATCTGCGTATGGTTGCATCATTTGTAAAAGGAAAGAAGAAAGCCGATGATGTGGAAGTATGGATCGTTCCGGGAAGTAAACAAGTAGAAGCGCAGGCAAAAGCAGAAGGCATTGACAAAGTATTTGAAGAAGCAGGATTTGTGTTACGTCAGCCGGGTTGCAGTGCATGTCTCGGTATGAATGAAGATAAAATTCCTGCAGGTAAATATTGCATCTCTACTTCCAACAGAAATTTTGAAGGAAGGCAAGGTGCAGGTGCAAGAACATTGCTGGCAAGTCCGTTAACAGCAGCTGTTGCAGCCATCACCGGCAAAGTAGGGGATGTAAGAGAATTTTTGAATTGATAACAGATAATGAATAATTGATAATGGCAAAAGCATTTACAACGATATCGGGCCGGTTTGTTCCACTTAACATTGAGAATGTTGATACGGATCAGATCATCCCTGCACGATTTTTAAAAGCAACTACAAGAGACGGGTTTGGTAAAAATCTGTTTCGTGACTGGCGTTATGAAAACGATGATGAAACAAAACCCAAACCAGATTTTGTATTGAATCAACCGCAATACAAAGGCGAAATTTTAGTAGCCGCCAAAAACTTTGGTTGCGGTTCATCACGGGAACATGCTGCATGGTCGATCCAGGACTATGGTTTCAACGTAGTAGTGAGCAGTTTCTTTGCAGATATATTTAAGAATAATGCACTCAATAATGGCGTATTGCCTGTAACCGTTTCGGAACCTTTTCTTCAAACCATTTTTGCATTGGGGAATGAAGCAACGCTCACCATCGATCTCGAAGCACAAACCATTACGATTGATGCTACGGGTGAAAGTGAATCGTTCGAGATCAATGCATACAAAAAGACATGCATGATCAACGGGTATGATGATATTGATTATTTGCTGAGTATAAAAGAAGATATTATAAACTACGAAAACACAATTGCCTGATCATGGAAAAAAAGATCGCTATATTAAACGGAGATGGGATTGGTCCTGAAGTAACGGCCCAGTCCATTAAAGTATTAAACGCCATTGCACATCAATACGGACATATATTTCATTATAAAGAAGCATTGATCGGTGCCGATGCGATTGACAAAACAGGCGAAGCATTACCGTCGGAAACAGTTGACATTTGTTTAGACAGTGATGCTGTTTTGTTTGGTGCGGTTGGTCACCCCAAGTATGATAATGATCCTTCTGCAAAGGTTCGTCCGGAGCAAGGTATTCTCGGTATCCGCAAAGCATTACAGTTGTTTGCCAATATTCGTCCGGTTACTACTTATCCAACGCTACAACATTTATCACCTTTAAAACCTTCACAATTGGAAGGTGTTGATTGCGTCATCTTCCGTGAGTTGACCGGTGGTATTTATTTTGGTAAGAAGTCAACCAGTGAAGATGGAAACAGTGCAAGCGATGAATGTTATTACACACGTCCGGAGATCGAACGCATTACACATCTTGCATTCAAGTATGCACAGAACAGGAAGAAGAAAGTAACGCTGATCGATAAAGCCAATGTATTGGAAACATCAAGACTGTGGCGCAAAGTGGTGCAGGAAATTGCACCGCAGTACAGCGATATTACCATTGACTATATGTTTGTTGATAATGCTGCCATGCAGATGATCTTAAACCCCAAACAGTTTGATGTTGTATTAACGGAAAACATGTTTGGTGATATCATCAGCGATGAAGCAAGTGTATTAAGCGGATCATTAGGTATGTTGCCTTCTGCATCTGTTGGTAACGGAACGGCATTGTTTGAACCCATTCATGGTTCGTATCCGCAAGCTGCCGGAAAAGATATTGCCAACCCAACAGGCTCAATTTTATCAGCTGCGATGTTGCTCGATCATTTTGGTTTACATGCGGAAGCGCAGGTGATCCGTGAAGCAGTTGACTGGACACTCCAAAACAATTTTGTTACAAAAGATATTGATCCGGTGAATTTTTATTTTACCAGTACCATTGGTGATCTCATCAGCGATTATGTATCGGGCAAAATTCCCGGTTCTGTGAAGAAAGAGAATATTGAGTTGCGTAAGTCGACGATTATTTAGCGAACGATAGTGAGCCAAAAACCTGTGCAAAAAATCAATTAGTTCTTTGTTTATTAAATTTCAGGCGGTATATTCGTTGTACAACAAACAACGATGTTGAAAAGCAGCATATATAATGTACTCAGTTTAACCACACTAATTATTGTGGTAGTCATTATTATTCCTGCGATCAACGGAGGTGCAAGTTGTATGTAACAAACAAAACGAATTAACATAACGACCCGCCTCCAAAAGAGGCGGGTTTTTTTATTACCGCTACAAAAGGAAAAAGTGTATGGCAACTTATTACAACAGTGAAACGATTTTGTATCTCAACGGTGAGTATGTAAAAGCAGCAGAAGCAAAAATGGACCTCTACAGTCAGAGTTTTCATTATGGCTACAGTGTGTTTGAAGGTATCCGTTCGTACAAAACAGTGAATGGTGAAACGAAAATTTTCAAAGCCAAAGAGCATTACGATCGTTTAAAACGTTCGGCTGAGTTAGTGAACCTTCCCTATCACTGGACAACAGAAGAGTTAACTGCTGTTACATACGAAGTGTTGAAGCGAAATGATCTGCAGGATGCATATATACGTCCCGTAGTTTATGCTCCGGCAAATATGAGTTTTGTGCAGAATGAACAATCGTTTCTTGTAATTGAAGTGTGGGCCATGCAACCGTTTCTTGGCGATAAGTTGTTACGGATCATGACCAGTTCATTTGAACGCCCCAATCCGAAGGCGTTCAAGATCGAAGCGAAAGCAGCAGGTCATTATGTAAACTCATTGCTCGCCAGTCATGAAGCAAAAGCAAAAGGTTTTGATGAAGCATTGCTGCTCGATATGAACGGCAATGTTGCAGAAGCGCCAGGTGCTAATTTGTTTTATGAAAAAGATGGCAAGCTCTTTACACCGGCAAAAGGGAATATCCTTCCCGGTATTACAAGAGCAACCGTGTTTGAATTGTGTGCTGAATTAGGAATAGAAGTAGAAGAAAAGATCTTTACAATAGATGAGTTGAAAAGTGCAGATGCTGTTTTTTATTGCGGCACTGCAGCAGAGGTAATTGGGTTTGATAGTTTGGATGATTACAAGTTTCCATTGAAGTGGAATGATTCAGCGAGTCGGAAAATTCAATTAGCTTATAAGAATCTTGTAATAGAAAGTGTATTGCCGCAAAGACACGAAGGCGCAAAGAAAGAAGAGGCATTAGCTTAATAATATTATGTCCCGTAGGGACAATTGGTCGGTAGCAA
This region of Lacibacter sp. H407 genomic DNA includes:
- a CDS encoding penicillin acylase family protein, giving the protein MKRYAAFTTLLLFFATSLTAQIKIDPTKIEIVRDSFGVPHIFAKTDAEVAYGLAWAHAEDDFKSLQDVVLPAKGLMGRVQGKAGAAGDYAFALFRCMEITEAKWNTLTPAFLKLIDGYVQGINAYAKAHPNEVLHKKIFPITMKEYVASSVLALTVFNGADKALMGIFNNVIETDPELNKKGSNAMAVHPSKTNTGEAFLLINAHQPNTGSQAFYEAHINSEEGLNVHGGLLAGGPCILHGVNENLGWAHTVNYVDRVDVFQLEMNPANEKQYKFDNEWINLEEKTITLRIKGIPVGVKRKVYWSKYGATMKNKQGYFSIRLGANMDIRVLEQWYEMDKAKNFTEFYAAIKDQRLSMFNITYADKHDTIFYVNNGLIPVRNPAPKYNWKSTLPGNTSQTLWTAFRKFSELPQYVNPKSGYLFNTNHSSFFATAPADNLIADKFPAADGWETWHNNRSMRVVEQMPAAPLDYTTFKQIKFDKQLPATLRYPHNIDTLFLLNETEYPLYTTLIKNLKAWDKKGTADSKGAAVFLLSYLHLAKKLGAGAARTITKAEVVETYAYVYDYMMKHFNSTDLTLGDIQKLVRGDKEWPLWGFPDLLSPQWTSTYKEGKLKSTGGDGLIMFIRFTKNALPQIETVNMYGASAKKGNKHFDDQVEMYLQQKTKRMTLNKEEVYKMAERVYHPGE
- the leuB gene encoding 3-isopropylmalate dehydrogenase, which gives rise to MEKKIAILNGDGIGPEVTAQSIKVLNAIAHQYGHIFHYKEALIGADAIDKTGEALPSETVDICLDSDAVLFGAVGHPKYDNDPSAKVRPEQGILGIRKALQLFANIRPVTTYPTLQHLSPLKPSQLEGVDCVIFRELTGGIYFGKKSTSEDGNSASDECYYTRPEIERITHLAFKYAQNRKKKVTLIDKANVLETSRLWRKVVQEIAPQYSDITIDYMFVDNAAMQMILNPKQFDVVLTENMFGDIISDEASVLSGSLGMLPSASVGNGTALFEPIHGSYPQAAGKDIANPTGSILSAAMLLDHFGLHAEAQVIREAVDWTLQNNFVTKDIDPVNFYFTSTIGDLISDYVSGKIPGSVKKENIELRKSTII
- a CDS encoding RNA polymerase sigma factor — encoded protein: MIAEALDIDQLVEDCKGNSRRAQEQLYRQFYNYAMTIALRYSRDEADAADIMSHAFVKIFKSMHTFDKTKGALQTWIKRIVMNEGLDHLKTRERFSKDMELETVEEPQISNNVLERMGADEIMKLIHQLPPATHAVFVLYAVEGYNHREVAEKLNISEGTSKWHLSEARKTLQQQLSRIT
- a CDS encoding 2-isopropylmalate synthase; this encodes MANKQVFIFDTTLRDGEQVPGCKLNTTEKVELALKLEALGVDIIEAGFPISSPGDFESVNQISRVIKNATVCGLTRAVQKDIEVAAEALKPAVRPRIHTGIGSSDNHIKYKFNSTREEILQRAVNAVRLARNYVPDVEFYAEDAGRADLQFLAQLTEAVIAAGATVVNIPDTTGFCLPHQYAEKMAYLMNNVSNIDKAILSCHCHNDLGLATANSIAGAIAGARQIECTINGIGERAGNTSLEEVVMTIRKHPELELFTNVDPKQLLPMSRLVSETMRMVVQPNKAVVGDNAFSHSSGIHQDGFLKEATTYEIIAPEEVGADTSKIVLTARSGRSALAYRFKNLGYSFDRNQVDELYERFLTLADSKKEVEDADLKTLAEQIAITV
- the leuC gene encoding 3-isopropylmalate dehydratase large subunit, coding for MAKSLFEKIWERHVVKTIEGGPSVLYIDTHFIHEVTSPQAFNGLNKRGIKVFRPKQTVATADHNVPTLNQHLPIKEELSRKQVEALIKNCGEHGVELYGLGHPYQGIVHVIGPELGITQPGSTIVCGDSHTSTHGAFGAIAFGIGTSEVEMVLSTQCLLQSKPKLMRINVEGELNKGVVSKDIVLYILAQISASGATGYAVEFAGSAIRSLSMEARMTICNMSIEMGGRCGLIAPDETTFNYIKGRTFAPAGEAWDKALAHWKTLFSDADAIFDKEININAADIEPMITYGTNPGMGISVNETIPTAATINENDKSGLSKSLAYMGLQEGTPIKGQKVDYVFIGSCTNSRIEDLRMVASFVKGKKKADDVEVWIVPGSKQVEAQAKAEGIDKVFEEAGFVLRQPGCSACLGMNEDKIPAGKYCISTSNRNFEGRQGAGARTLLASPLTAAVAAITGKVGDVREFLN
- the leuD gene encoding 3-isopropylmalate dehydratase small subunit; the encoded protein is MAKAFTTISGRFVPLNIENVDTDQIIPARFLKATTRDGFGKNLFRDWRYENDDETKPKPDFVLNQPQYKGEILVAAKNFGCGSSREHAAWSIQDYGFNVVVSSFFADIFKNNALNNGVLPVTVSEPFLQTIFALGNEATLTIDLEAQTITIDATGESESFEINAYKKTCMINGYDDIDYLLSIKEDIINYENTIA
- the ilvE gene encoding branched-chain-amino-acid transaminase, which gives rise to MATYYNSETILYLNGEYVKAAEAKMDLYSQSFHYGYSVFEGIRSYKTVNGETKIFKAKEHYDRLKRSAELVNLPYHWTTEELTAVTYEVLKRNDLQDAYIRPVVYAPANMSFVQNEQSFLVIEVWAMQPFLGDKLLRIMTSSFERPNPKAFKIEAKAAGHYVNSLLASHEAKAKGFDEALLLDMNGNVAEAPGANLFYEKDGKLFTPAKGNILPGITRATVFELCAELGIEVEEKIFTIDELKSADAVFYCGTAAEVIGFDSLDDYKFPLKWNDSASRKIQLAYKNLVIESVLPQRHEGAKKEEALA